The Sulfurimonas aquatica genomic sequence AAAATAAACTAAAAGCTACCCCATTGAAAAAGATGGCACATATGAGAAAACCAGTGACACGCGATACTGATGAGTTTAAGACAGCTCTTCATCTTGGCATTAATTTTGGCGAGTGATTCTTCTACATGAGGTACAATGAAAATATTTTAGCTATCCATTAGCTACTATAAGATTTTAAAGTTTTGAAATGTCGTTTTTTAGGGAGTTTATTTGTTGTGGCTCCGGATACTGGAGCTAACTTGATAGACTAGATAATACCATCAAATACCGTATTTACAGGGTTTTCAAAAATAATTCTACAAAGACTTATAGCAACTGTCAATTTCAATCAATTAACCTGTTTATGTAATGAATTATTGGATCATCATTTAAGTGACATCTACCCAGTTAAATATAAGATTATGAAATGACCCATATAAAGGAAACAGTTCTTAACTCAACAACCTCTTATATTTGGAACAATTATCAGTAACGGGAGCATTGTTCCAAATAGCATTGAATTTTAGAACATTATGAAGCATTCAAATTGACTATTTCTTTTTAGCTACATCTTTAATAGCTCTATAGATTGTATTACGAGCAACATGGAAGAATTTTGATAGCCATGCTACAGACTTTCCTTTTTCATGTTCTTTATATATGACATTTTTCTCTTTGCTATCTAGAATAGCTTTTCTTCCAAATTGAACTCCTTTTTCTTTGCAGCTTCAATTCCTTCTCTAACTCGCTCGTTAATAAGATCTCTCTTAAACTCTGCAATAGCACCTAACATGGTAAATAATAATCTTCCTGCTAGTGTTGTAGTATCAATGTTTTGTTGAATGACTTTGAGATCTACATTTTTATCTTCTAAAAACTTAGCAATATTTTGAAGGTCTATAACAGACCTTGCTAATCTATCAAGCTTTGTAATAAATAGTATATCTCCTTCACGAACAAAGTCCATAATGATATTAAACTGTTTGAGATCAGCTTTATTCTTAGCAGATTTTTTTCAGAGAAAATCTTTACACAGCCGGCATCTTTAAGTTGGTCTATTTGATTCTCAAGATTTTGGCTTGAAGTTGAAACTCTTGCATATCTTACATACATAATAAATCCTTTGTGTTGGAATTACTATTTATGACATATAAAAGTCTACTATATAGCTCAAAATAGAATAAGGTGTAAATTTTTGAATAAATATGCTAAAATGACAGAAACCTGTCATATAAACACACAGAAGGATTAATATGCAAGCTGTAAACTATACAAATGCCCGTAACAATCTCAAGACTCTGATTGATGATGCATGTGATAATGATGAAGAAATTATCATAACCACTAAAAATGATAAAAGTGTTGTATTAATTTCACTTGATGAATATAATAGAACTCATGCTGCTTTGAAACGTGAAGTACAAGAGTCAATAGAAGAAATCCAAAGAGGTGATATTATCAGTATTGAAGAAGCTTTTGATAAGGTTTTAGCTAAATATGAAAATTAATTTTTCTCAAAAAGCATATCAAAGGCTTGAAGCATTAGCAGAATATATCTATCAACAAAGTGAATCAAAAAAAACGACTGTTGTTTATGTAAAAAAATTGCGTCAATATATTACCCAGACTCTTAGTCATTTTCCCCAAGCAGGTAGACCTAGTGAGGAATTAGCACCAAATACTAGGAAACTAGTGTATCAAGGTTTTAGTATTATATACCGTATCTCAGATGAGGGTATAGAAATCCTCACAATTTATCGTGAAAATCTTTATTGAAACTCACTATTGATTTTATATTTTGTTCCAAATATAAGTGGAGTGGTAACTTCAGAAGGTTGCCTTTAATCATTTTTAAAAGTGGATTTTCATCATATCCAGCTTTCTTTCACTTTGAAAAGGTAAAAGAAGTATTGTAATTATCTCTTTCTGCCTTATAGTTTATAAACCCTTGTCTATTAAGTAAACTGTTAATCTGTATAGGTAATTCGTAACCCTCAGATATGATTTCGATTACATCTATATTATCATGTTCTTGTAGCATTTTTAACTTCTTGTACATATGAAAATCTCTAGGATCCTTTTGGATATATAGGCTTAACTTTTTTAGGTTTGGCAATGAATATACTTGTGGGATAAAAGCAGATGAGTAGTCTTTAATATTAATTGCAAGGCTTCCAATTTTATATACCTGATAGCACCGAAATGACACCGAATGTTAAAAAAGTTGGTTGAAGTTCAATGATTTAGGAGTTTAAATTGTTGTGGCTCCGGATACTGGATTCGAGAAATAATTTTTCAAAATACCGAGGACAAGGGCTTCCAATTGTGTGACTTCGGATTTGAGTATCATAAATTTTCCTTAAGGTATCATAATTATTTTACTAATTATATTTACTTTTCGCTTAGATATTACTCTTGTTAAGTATATTATTGATATCATTCTAAAATTTTACCTATAGGGAACAAAATGAAATATATACTAATAACAATTTTATTAATTAATAGCTTATGTGCTGATTATTTTGATAAAGCTTCTGAGGCTTATGGTAGTGGTAACTATGTAGAAGCTTTAAGACTATTCAAATTAAGTGCTAATAAAGGAGATGCTGACGCTCAGCATAATATTGCATATATTTATGAAAATGGATATGGCCAAGTACACCAAGACTATAAAGAAGCCTTAAAATGGTACAAGTTGGCTGCTAATCAAGGATTTATGCATTCTCAAAATAACCTTGCTTTAATGTATGAAAACGGAAGAGGAGTTGAAAAAAATTACAAACAAGCTATTCACTGGTACGAACTAAGTGCAAGGCAGGGTTCCCATAGTGCTCAGCTTAATCTTGGTGATATATATTATAAAGGTCGTGGAGTTGAAAAGAATTACCACAAAGCACTATATTGGTATAAGTTAAGTGCAACACAAGGTAACTCAAGTGCTCAATACAATCTTGCTTTAATGTACCAATACGGTGAGGGTACTAAAAAGAATCAAGTAGAAGCTATTAAATGGTATAAGTTAGCAGCTAATCAAGGTGAATTAATGGCTCAATATAACCTTGGTACTATATACCATTTTGGAAATGGTATCAACAGAAACTACAAGGAAGCTGCTAAATTGTATAAATTAAGTGCTAATCAAGGTTATGCAAGTGCTCAACTTAATTTGGGAGTGTTATATTTTAATGGGCAAGGTGTAAAAACAAATAAAATAAAAACATATAAACTATGGTTACAAGCAGCTAATCAAGGAAATATTCAAGCTCAAAATAACTTAGATAGTCTTTGTCAAGAAAGCCCATGGGCTTGTAAATAACTTAACCTCTCAAATACCACAAACTGACAGATTCTCTATTATGATTTAAGGCCTTACTTACTTCAAGCAAGGCTCCTTTATATCCAAGCTCACTAACTTTTTCATGAAATAAATTTTTAGCAAACTGATAACGATAGTCATGAGCTCTTAAATTCGGATCCAGTTGTTTTAGGTCTCTATTGAAAGATTGCTTCGAGGGTATACTCTTCATATTCAAAATAAGCTCTCTATCTTTATGATTGATAATCTTATCATGATAAATTTTACCACCCTTACCAACGACACCAGTTATCTTATAATCTCCATTACCTAATGGCTTAATATATTTATGAGGCTCTTTCGCTATAGCCATAGTTTCAGAAATTCGATACCCATTATTCAGCATAATTCTTCCCAGTACAAAGCTTTCGTACCTTATTTCTTTTAAATCTTCTAAGATACTTTCAGATTGTAGTCCCCGATTTTCTGTATCTTGATTGATAGGTGTTGAAACTTTTATATCATTGAACTTCTCTTTAAAATAATTTTCAGATACTCCAACAGTAATATTAACCTCTTTAAATGCACTTAATAGACTGTTAAAACCACTTAAATAGTTTTCTACGGTAGAAAGTGCTAATCCGTCTAATCGTTGCTCTAAAAAGCCGTTAAGGTTCTCTTCATTTAAAAGGAGATTAAATTTGCCGTCTTGTCCAGTTGATTCCAAGTAGTCTGAAAAATCCTTAAAATACATATTCCTCTTGGTTAAGAGTGCTTCCGAATGTGTTAAATTATCATTAGCTTTTTTTGTGCCCAAGGCAAATAATTTAAAATTCATGTCTCGTTGCTGTTTTTCAAAACTGGAACCCTTAAGTGACGGCATTTTCTGACCCTCTTAAATATCTATATATTGTTGAAGCGGATACACTTACATTATGTTTTATTCTAAGCTCTTTAGAAATTCTATTTGCTCCTAACCCGTTATGGTTCATTAGCTTTATGTCATGCTGAAACTTTCTTATAATAGGATTTTGCACTTGAAGCTCTTTTGCTTCTCTTGTTATTTGTTTTTCTTGAATATCTTTGATAATAAATATTGATTGAATAATTTGATTAACTGTTAAAGTATCGTCTTCGAACATACATTTGTTTAAATGTCCTTTCACTCTCTTTGCATATTCTTCGATTTCTTCGACTGAAAAGTCTAAGACCTTACTTGCTCGTTGTTTGTAATTGATTGTTAATTTCATTTCATACCTCTTATTGTTTATTAAATATGTTGCCTAAAAGGTAGTTTATAAATATCTATTCGGATTGTAGTTCAGATATGTAGTTTATTTTATGAAAAACATACAAAAAAATTACAGGGGCTAAGCCCCAGTTAGTGAAATAGACAAAAACAGTTCAGTAAGTGTTTATTATGAAATATACTTTAGTACAACCTGTGAAATTACTGCGGAAAGTATTCCCTCAACTGTGGTGTACCACACCAGTTTAGCAAAACTAAGTCTCATTATTGACTTCATGTTAGACCCTTTAATTAAATTTTATACACTGTTATATATGTGAATTTAGAAATATAGTCAATCTTCAAAAGAATTTCTAAATTCTTTTTCATGACTTAATCTTGAATAACTTATGAAACAGTTCAAAGTCGCTATATACCTCCTTATATAGTATTAAAGCCTCAGCC encodes the following:
- a CDS encoding type II toxin-antitoxin system Phd/YefM family antitoxin; this translates as MQAVNYTNARNNLKTLIDDACDNDEEIIITTKNDKSVVLISLDEYNRTHAALKREVQESIEEIQRGDIISIEEAFDKVLAKYEN
- a CDS encoding type II toxin-antitoxin system RelE/ParE family toxin; this translates as MKINFSQKAYQRLEALAEYIYQQSESKKTTVVYVKKLRQYITQTLSHFPQAGRPSEELAPNTRKLVYQGFSIIYRISDEGIEILTIYRENLY
- a CDS encoding SEL1-like repeat protein, which gives rise to MKYILITILLINSLCADYFDKASEAYGSGNYVEALRLFKLSANKGDADAQHNIAYIYENGYGQVHQDYKEALKWYKLAANQGFMHSQNNLALMYENGRGVEKNYKQAIHWYELSARQGSHSAQLNLGDIYYKGRGVEKNYHKALYWYKLSATQGNSSAQYNLALMYQYGEGTKKNQVEAIKWYKLAANQGELMAQYNLGTIYHFGNGINRNYKEAAKLYKLSANQGYASAQLNLGVLYFNGQGVKTNKIKTYKLWLQAANQGNIQAQNNLDSLCQESPWACK